Proteins encoded together in one Priestia aryabhattai window:
- the pdhA gene encoding pyruvate dehydrogenase (acetyl-transferring) E1 component subunit alpha yields the protein MAAKTKKAIIDVSKQLDKIAEQYQTFQILNEEGEVVNKSAMPDLSDEKLKELMTRMVYTRILDQRSISLNRQGRLGFYAPTAGQEASQIASHFALEKEDFILPGYRDVPQLIWHGLPLYQAFLFSRGHFHGNQAPEGVDVLSPQIIIGAQIVQTAGVALGLKKRGKKAVAITYTGDGGASQGDFYEGMNFAGAFKAPAIFVVQNNRFAISTPVEKQSAARTIAQKAAAVGIPGVQVDGMDALAVYVAVSEARERAVNGEGPTLVETLTYRYGPHTMAGDDPTRYRTAELDTEWEKKDPLVRFRKFLEAKGIWNEEEENKVIEQAKEDIKQAIKKADDYPKQKVTDLMEIMYETMPSNLQEQYEIYKEKESK from the coding sequence ATGGCTGCTAAAACTAAAAAGGCTATTATTGATGTATCAAAGCAACTTGATAAAATCGCTGAGCAGTACCAAACGTTCCAAATTCTTAATGAAGAGGGCGAAGTAGTAAATAAATCAGCGATGCCAGATTTATCTGACGAAAAATTAAAAGAGTTAATGACTCGCATGGTATACACTCGTATTCTTGATCAACGTTCAATTTCATTGAACCGTCAAGGTCGTTTAGGTTTCTATGCACCAACTGCTGGGCAAGAAGCTTCTCAAATCGCTTCACATTTCGCATTAGAAAAAGAAGATTTCATTTTACCTGGGTACCGTGATGTGCCTCAGTTAATTTGGCATGGTCTTCCATTATATCAAGCATTCTTATTCTCTCGTGGTCATTTCCACGGTAACCAAGCGCCAGAAGGTGTAGATGTACTTTCTCCACAAATCATCATCGGTGCACAAATCGTGCAAACTGCTGGTGTGGCACTAGGTCTTAAAAAGCGCGGTAAAAAAGCAGTAGCTATCACTTATACAGGTGACGGCGGAGCTTCACAAGGTGACTTCTACGAAGGTATGAACTTCGCAGGTGCATTCAAAGCTCCAGCAATCTTTGTTGTACAAAACAACCGCTTTGCAATTTCAACACCAGTTGAAAAGCAATCTGCAGCACGTACAATCGCTCAAAAAGCAGCGGCTGTTGGTATCCCAGGCGTTCAAGTAGACGGTATGGATGCACTAGCAGTATACGTTGCAGTAAGCGAAGCTCGTGAGCGTGCAGTAAACGGTGAAGGTCCAACTTTAGTTGAAACATTAACTTACCGTTATGGTCCACATACAATGGCTGGTGACGATCCAACTCGTTATCGTACAGCTGAGCTTGACACTGAGTGGGAAAAGAAAGATCCACTTGTTCGCTTCCGTAAATTCTTAGAAGCTAAAGGCATCTGGAATGAAGAAGAAGAAAACAAAGTAATCGAGCAAGCTAAAGAAGATATCAAACAAGCTATTAAGAAGGCTGACGATTATCCGAAGCAAAAAGTTACAGATTTAATGGAAATCATGTACGAAACTATGCCTTCAAACTTACAAGAGCAATATGAAATCTACAAAGAGAAGGAGTCGAAGTAA
- a CDS encoding alpha-ketoacid dehydrogenase subunit beta yields the protein MAQMTMIQAITDALRTEMKNDENVLVFGEDVGVNGGVFRATEGLQQEFGEDRVFDTPLAESGIGGLAVGLSTQGFRPVPEIQFFGFVYEVLDSVSGQAARMRYRSGGRWNAPITFRSPFGGGVHTPELHADSLEGIVASQPGLKVVIPSTPYDAKGLLISSIRDNDPVVYLEHMKLYRSFRQEVPEESYTIDLGTADVKREGTDVTLIAYGAMVHSSLKAAEELEKEGISAEVVDLRTVQPLDIDTILASVEKTGRVVVVQEAQKQAGIAANVVAEINDRAILSLEAPVLRVTAPDTVFPFSQAEGVWLPDHKDIVETAKKVLEF from the coding sequence ATGGCGCAAATGACAATGATTCAAGCGATTACTGATGCGTTACGCACAGAAATGAAAAACGACGAAAACGTATTAGTTTTTGGTGAAGACGTTGGCGTAAACGGTGGAGTATTCCGTGCGACTGAAGGTCTTCAACAAGAGTTCGGCGAAGATCGCGTATTCGATACGCCATTAGCTGAATCTGGTATCGGTGGTCTTGCTGTGGGTCTATCGACTCAAGGTTTCCGTCCGGTTCCTGAAATTCAATTCTTTGGTTTCGTATACGAAGTACTTGATTCTGTATCAGGTCAAGCTGCACGTATGCGCTACCGTTCTGGCGGTCGCTGGAATGCACCAATCACATTCCGTTCACCATTCGGTGGAGGCGTTCATACACCAGAACTTCACGCTGATAGCTTAGAAGGTATCGTAGCATCTCAACCTGGTTTAAAAGTTGTAATTCCTTCAACTCCATACGATGCAAAAGGTCTTTTAATTTCATCAATCCGTGATAACGATCCGGTTGTATACTTAGAGCACATGAAGCTTTACCGTTCATTCCGTCAAGAAGTACCTGAAGAATCATACACAATTGATTTAGGTACTGCTGATGTGAAACGTGAAGGTACAGACGTAACGCTTATCGCTTACGGTGCAATGGTACACTCATCATTAAAAGCAGCTGAAGAACTAGAAAAAGAAGGTATCTCTGCTGAAGTAGTGGACTTACGTACAGTTCAACCTTTAGATATCGATACAATTCTTGCATCAGTTGAAAAAACTGGTCGCGTAGTAGTAGTTCAAGAAGCTCAAAAACAAGCTGGTATCGCAGCTAACGTTGTAGCTGAAATTAACGATCGTGCAATCCTAAGCTTAGAAGCACCAGTATTACGTGTAACAGCACCGGATACTGTGTTCCCATTCTCTCAAGCTGAGGGCGTATGGTTACCAGACCACAAAGATATCGTTGAAACAGCTAAAAAAGTACTTGAATTTTAA
- a CDS encoding dihydrolipoamide acetyltransferase family protein, whose amino-acid sequence MAFEFKLPDIGEGIHEGEIVKWFVKAGDEIDEDDVLAEVQNDKAVVEIPSPVKGKVLEVKVDEGTVATVGQVIVTFDAPGYEDLKFKGDDHDDAPAEEAKEEASTEEVTEEATAPAAQADVDPNRKVIAMPSVRKYAREKGVDIKAVPGSGKNGRIVKDDIDGFLSGGSTATAEAPAKEETASAEPKAAAAQAIPEGDLPETREKMSGIRRAIAKAMVNSKHTAPHVTLMDEIDVTALVAHRKKFKTVAADQGIKLTFLPYVVKALTSALKKFPALNTSIDDSTDEVIQKHYYNIGIAADTEKGLLVPVVKNADRKSVFEISDQINDLAGKARDGKLAPAEMKGASCTITNIGSAGGQWFTPVINHPEVAILGIGRIAEKPVVRDGEIVIAPVLALSLSFDHRIIDGATAQNALNQIKRLLNDPELLLMEA is encoded by the coding sequence GTGGCATTTGAATTTAAACTGCCGGATATCGGTGAAGGTATCCACGAAGGTGAAATTGTAAAATGGTTCGTAAAAGCTGGAGATGAAATTGATGAGGATGATGTACTAGCAGAAGTACAAAATGACAAAGCTGTTGTTGAAATCCCATCTCCTGTAAAAGGTAAAGTATTAGAAGTGAAAGTTGACGAAGGTACAGTAGCTACTGTAGGACAAGTTATCGTTACTTTTGATGCTCCTGGATACGAAGACTTAAAATTCAAAGGTGACGATCATGATGATGCACCAGCAGAAGAAGCTAAAGAAGAAGCTTCAACTGAAGAAGTGACTGAAGAAGCAACAGCTCCTGCAGCACAAGCTGATGTTGATCCTAACCGTAAAGTAATTGCTATGCCTTCAGTGCGCAAATATGCTCGTGAAAAAGGTGTAGACATTAAAGCTGTTCCTGGTTCAGGTAAAAACGGACGTATTGTCAAAGATGATATCGATGGCTTCTTATCTGGTGGTTCTACAGCAACTGCTGAAGCTCCAGCTAAAGAGGAAACTGCTTCAGCTGAGCCAAAAGCAGCAGCAGCACAGGCTATTCCTGAAGGCGACCTACCAGAAACTCGCGAGAAAATGAGCGGTATCCGTCGTGCAATCGCAAAAGCTATGGTTAACTCTAAGCACACTGCTCCACACGTAACATTAATGGATGAAATCGATGTAACAGCTCTTGTTGCTCATCGTAAAAAATTCAAAACAGTTGCAGCAGATCAAGGTATTAAATTAACATTCTTACCTTACGTGGTAAAAGCGTTAACTTCAGCACTTAAGAAGTTCCCAGCTCTTAACACTTCAATTGATGATTCTACAGATGAAGTAATTCAAAAACATTACTACAACATCGGTATCGCTGCTGACACTGAAAAAGGTCTGTTAGTACCAGTTGTGAAAAATGCTGATCGTAAATCTGTGTTCGAAATTTCTGATCAAATTAACGACCTTGCTGGAAAAGCACGTGATGGTAAATTAGCTCCTGCTGAAATGAAAGGCGCTTCTTGTACAATCACAAATATCGGTTCTGCTGGTGGACAATGGTTTACTCCTGTTATCAACCACCCAGAAGTTGCAATTCTAGGTATCGGACGTATCGCTGAAAAACCAGTTGTACGCGACGGTGAAATTGTAATTGCTCCAGTATTAGCATTATCACTAAGCTTTGACCACCGTATTATCGATGGCGCAACAGCTCAAAACGCTCTTAACCAAATCAAGCGTTTATTAAATGATCCAGAATTATTATTAATGGAGGCGTAA
- the lpdA gene encoding dihydrolipoyl dehydrogenase, whose amino-acid sequence MVVGDFPIETDTLVIGAGPGGYVAAIRAAQLGQKVTIVEKGNLGGVCLNVGCIPSKALIAAGHRFEHAKHSEDMGIIAENVTVDFSKVQEFKNGVVNKLTGGVEGLLKGNKVDIVKGEAYFVDSETVRVMDENSAQTYKFKNAILATGSRPIEIPGFKFSERVINSTGALALKEVPKKLVVIGGGYIGTELGTAFANFGTEVTFVEAADEILAGFEKQMSSLVKRNLKKKGNVEIYTKAMAKGVEETADGVQVTFEVGGESKVIDADYVLVTVGRRPNTDELGLEQVGVKMTDRGLIEIDNQTRTSVSNIFAIGDIVTGPPLAHKASYEGKIAAEVIAGEPAEIDYLGIPAVVFSEPELASVGYTEAQAKEEGLAVKASKFPFAANGRALALNAAEGFLKLITRKEDGVVVGAQIAGPSASDMIAELGLAIEAGVTAEDIALTIHAHPTLGEITMEAAEVAIGSPIHIVK is encoded by the coding sequence ATGGTAGTAGGAGATTTCCCAATCGAAACTGATACTCTTGTCATTGGTGCTGGCCCTGGTGGCTATGTTGCAGCAATTCGTGCAGCTCAATTAGGTCAAAAAGTTACAATCGTAGAAAAAGGTAACCTTGGAGGCGTATGTTTAAACGTTGGTTGTATTCCTTCAAAAGCATTAATCGCTGCAGGTCACCGTTTTGAACACGCTAAACATTCTGAAGACATGGGGATTATCGCTGAGAACGTAACAGTTGATTTCTCTAAAGTTCAAGAATTCAAAAACGGCGTTGTAAACAAACTTACTGGCGGTGTTGAAGGCCTTCTTAAAGGTAACAAAGTTGACATCGTAAAAGGTGAAGCTTACTTCGTTGACAGCGAAACTGTACGTGTAATGGATGAAAATTCAGCACAAACGTACAAATTCAAAAATGCAATCCTTGCAACTGGTTCTCGTCCAATCGAGATCCCTGGATTCAAATTCTCTGAGCGCGTAATTAACTCTACAGGTGCATTAGCGCTTAAAGAAGTTCCTAAAAAATTAGTTGTAATCGGTGGAGGTTACATCGGTACTGAGCTTGGTACTGCTTTTGCTAACTTTGGTACAGAAGTTACATTTGTAGAAGCTGCTGATGAAATTTTAGCTGGTTTTGAAAAACAAATGAGTTCACTTGTTAAACGTAACCTTAAGAAAAAAGGAAACGTTGAAATCTATACAAAAGCAATGGCTAAAGGTGTGGAAGAAACTGCTGACGGCGTACAAGTTACGTTTGAAGTAGGCGGAGAGTCAAAAGTAATCGATGCTGACTACGTATTAGTTACTGTAGGTCGTCGTCCTAACACTGATGAGCTTGGTCTTGAGCAAGTTGGCGTTAAAATGACTGATCGTGGTCTTATCGAAATCGATAACCAAACTCGTACATCTGTAAGCAACATCTTTGCAATTGGTGATATCGTAACTGGACCACCACTTGCACACAAAGCTTCTTACGAAGGTAAAATCGCAGCTGAAGTAATCGCTGGCGAACCTGCTGAAATTGACTACTTAGGAATTCCAGCAGTTGTATTCTCTGAGCCTGAGCTTGCATCTGTAGGTTATACTGAAGCACAAGCGAAAGAAGAAGGATTAGCTGTTAAAGCTTCTAAATTCCCATTTGCTGCTAACGGACGTGCGCTTGCACTTAACGCTGCAGAAGGCTTCTTGAAGCTTATCACTCGTAAAGAAGACGGAGTAGTTGTTGGTGCTCAAATCGCTGGACCTAGCGCATCTGACATGATCGCTGAGCTTGGTCTTGCTATCGAAGCTGGCGTAACAGCTGAAGATATCGCATTAACAATTCACGCTCACCCAACATTAGGTGAAATCACAATGGAAGCTGCAGAAGTAGCTATTGGAAGCCCAATTCACATTGTAAAATAA
- a CDS encoding GapA-binding peptide SR1P encodes MGTIVCQTCNCTIDHFEDEKVTRLYSTCKSGECQKADEDLD; translated from the coding sequence ATGGGAACAATCGTATGTCAAACATGTAACTGCACAATTGATCATTTCGAAGATGAGAAAGTGACACGATTATACTCAACATGTAAAAGCGGAGAATGTCAAAAAGCAGATGAAGATTTAGATTAA
- a CDS encoding aminotransferase class I/II-fold pyridoxal phosphate-dependent enzyme encodes MSSQFSTPLFTGLVNHAKKNPTQFHIPGHKKGNGMDPEFRSFIGDDALSIDLINIGPLDDLHQPKGIIKQAQDLAAEAFGADHTFFSVQGTSGAIMAMVMATCGPGDKIIVPRNVHKSVMSAIVFSGATPIFIHPEIDENLGISHGITSDSVEKALKQHPEAKAVLVINPTYFGISGDLRKIVEIAHSYQVPVLVDEAHGVHIHFHDDLPLSAMQAGADMAATSVHKLGGSMTQSSILNIREGLISPKRVQSILSMLTTTSTSYLLLASLDVARKRLATEGKDLAERAISLAEKARKEINTIEHIRCIGREILGTKATYDLDPTKLIISVSDLGITGYDVEKWMREAHNIEVEMSDLYNILCIITPGDTEEDLSRLVTALRELSAKFHYLSETTAKPAILLPDIPVLALTPRDAFYAETEVVPFHESAGRIIAEFVMVYPPGIPIFIPGEIITEENLTYIETNLEAGLPVQGPEDFELKTFRVIKEHKAIQ; translated from the coding sequence TTGTCTTCTCAATTTTCAACTCCATTATTTACTGGATTAGTTAATCACGCTAAGAAAAACCCAACACAATTCCATATCCCTGGACATAAAAAAGGAAATGGAATGGATCCTGAATTCCGCTCATTTATTGGCGATGATGCTTTGTCCATTGATTTAATTAATATCGGTCCTCTTGATGACCTTCACCAGCCAAAAGGCATTATTAAACAAGCGCAGGATTTAGCTGCAGAAGCATTTGGTGCTGATCATACTTTTTTCTCTGTTCAAGGAACGAGCGGAGCAATTATGGCAATGGTTATGGCAACATGTGGACCCGGAGATAAAATTATCGTTCCTAGAAACGTGCATAAATCTGTTATGAGTGCGATTGTTTTTTCAGGAGCTACGCCTATTTTTATTCATCCTGAAATTGACGAAAATCTTGGCATTTCTCACGGTATTACATCGGACTCTGTAGAAAAAGCCTTAAAGCAGCACCCTGAAGCAAAAGCAGTACTTGTTATCAATCCAACTTATTTTGGAATTTCAGGAGACCTTCGTAAAATCGTAGAAATTGCCCACTCGTATCAAGTGCCTGTACTTGTTGATGAAGCTCACGGCGTTCATATTCACTTCCATGATGATTTGCCTCTGTCTGCTATGCAGGCCGGTGCAGATATGGCAGCAACAAGCGTGCATAAATTAGGCGGCTCTATGACACAAAGTTCAATTCTAAACATACGCGAAGGCTTAATTTCTCCAAAACGTGTACAGTCTATTTTAAGCATGCTGACAACAACATCAACATCTTATCTGCTTCTGGCTTCTTTAGATGTTGCACGAAAACGTTTAGCTACAGAAGGAAAAGATCTGGCTGAACGTGCAATTTCTCTTGCTGAAAAAGCACGAAAAGAAATTAATACAATTGAACATATCCGATGTATAGGCAGAGAAATCTTAGGCACAAAAGCTACGTATGATTTAGACCCTACTAAATTAATTATTTCTGTTTCAGATTTAGGAATTACGGGGTATGACGTAGAAAAATGGATGCGTGAAGCTCATAATATCGAAGTCGAAATGTCTGACCTGTATAATATTCTATGTATTATCACGCCTGGAGATACAGAAGAAGATCTTTCACGCCTGGTCACAGCTCTGCGTGAGTTATCCGCAAAATTCCATTACCTTTCTGAGACAACGGCAAAACCGGCTATTTTATTACCTGATATTCCTGTACTGGCTTTAACACCTCGTGATGCTTTTTACGCTGAAACCGAAGTAGTACCTTTTCACGAGTCAGCAGGTCGTATTATTGCAGAATTTGTGATGGTCTATCCTCCTGGTATTCCTATTTTTATTCCTGGGGAAATCATCACTGAGGAAAATTTAACATACATTGAAACAAACTTAGAGGCAGGTTTGCCAGTGCAGGGTCCGGAAGATTTTGAATTAAAAACATTTCGTGTAATTAAAGAACATAAAGCAATTCAATAA
- a CDS encoding UPF0223 family protein encodes MEYQYPISLDWSTEEIVDVVKFFESIERAYEKGIERDQLMAVYRRFKEIVPSKAEEKTICNDFEDQSKYSSYRTIQKAKTASSGDIIKM; translated from the coding sequence GTGGAATATCAATACCCTATCTCCCTTGATTGGAGTACAGAAGAAATTGTTGATGTAGTGAAGTTTTTTGAAAGCATTGAACGAGCTTATGAAAAAGGTATTGAGCGCGATCAGCTAATGGCAGTCTATCGCCGATTTAAAGAAATTGTGCCAAGTAAAGCAGAAGAAAAAACAATCTGCAACGATTTTGAAGACCAAAGCAAATACTCTTCTTATCGAACGATTCAAAAAGCAAAGACTGCTTCTTCTGGAGACATCATAAAAATGTAA
- a CDS encoding YktB family protein, with protein sequence MAFSGFSQDDFNVFRIEGLDARMEAIKTTIRPKLKQLSNHFAPTLSSLCGDEMFVHIAKHARRTVNPPADTWVAFANSKRGYKKLPHFQIGLWETHVFVWFAVIYESPIKEQFGKLLKQNIEEIRQNIPASFVWSKDHTKPDSEKMDDLSSEDLESLFERLETVKKAEILCGITIPKEEAIAMNGEEWIARIEQTFHTVTPLYELTKKAYA encoded by the coding sequence ATGGCATTCTCAGGATTTTCACAAGATGACTTTAACGTATTCCGTATCGAGGGGCTTGATGCACGTATGGAAGCCATCAAGACAACGATACGCCCAAAATTGAAACAATTGAGCAATCATTTTGCTCCTACTCTTTCTTCACTTTGTGGAGATGAAATGTTCGTACACATTGCCAAGCATGCACGAAGAACAGTTAACCCGCCAGCAGATACGTGGGTAGCCTTTGCTAACAGTAAACGCGGGTACAAAAAGCTCCCTCATTTTCAAATTGGCCTTTGGGAAACACACGTCTTTGTGTGGTTCGCCGTCATTTACGAATCACCTATTAAAGAACAATTTGGAAAGCTGCTAAAACAAAATATTGAGGAGATTCGTCAAAATATCCCAGCCTCTTTTGTTTGGTCGAAAGATCATACAAAACCTGATAGTGAAAAAATGGACGACTTATCTTCTGAAGACTTAGAGAGTTTGTTTGAGCGTCTAGAGACGGTTAAAAAAGCTGAGATCCTATGCGGCATTACAATTCCAAAAGAAGAAGCAATTGCAATGAACGGCGAAGAATGGATAGCTCGTATTGAACAAACATTTCATACGGTAACTCCATTATATGAACTAACTAAAAAAGCATATGCATAA
- a CDS encoding inositol monophosphatase family protein, with amino-acid sequence MTQCWKEIDTYVKEWLKEAGQKIQQSFSKELLIQTKSNPNDLVTNMDKEIEQFFISKINETFPEHHILGEEGYGEELESEEGTIWIIDPIDGTMNFVHQQRNFAISIGIFENGVGQAGYIYDVIHNELYHALKGHGAFMNDIELPKLEPVPVEQAIISLNATWVTENRRIDPSVLSPLVRKVRGTRSYGSAAIELAYVAAGRLDGYITLRLAPWDFAAGKVLIEEVGGVMTDLEGKPLEILEKSSVFVSKPTLHDEIFRTYLEGKWKK; translated from the coding sequence ATGACACAATGCTGGAAAGAAATTGATACATACGTTAAAGAGTGGCTAAAAGAAGCTGGACAAAAAATTCAACAGTCGTTTAGTAAAGAACTTCTCATTCAAACGAAATCGAATCCAAATGATTTAGTAACAAATATGGATAAAGAAATTGAACAGTTTTTTATCTCGAAAATCAATGAAACATTTCCGGAACATCATATTCTTGGAGAAGAAGGATATGGAGAAGAGCTTGAATCCGAAGAAGGAACGATTTGGATTATCGATCCAATCGACGGTACAATGAACTTTGTTCATCAGCAGCGAAATTTTGCTATTTCCATCGGTATATTTGAAAATGGTGTAGGACAAGCAGGTTATATTTATGATGTTATTCATAATGAGCTGTATCATGCTTTAAAAGGACACGGCGCGTTTATGAATGACATTGAATTGCCGAAACTTGAACCTGTACCAGTTGAACAAGCTATTATTAGCCTAAATGCAACATGGGTGACGGAGAATCGTCGTATTGACCCTTCTGTATTAAGTCCGCTCGTGCGTAAAGTAAGAGGGACTCGCTCATATGGATCCGCAGCTATTGAGCTTGCTTACGTAGCGGCTGGACGCTTGGATGGATATATTACTTTACGTTTGGCTCCATGGGACTTTGCTGCCGGTAAAGTGTTGATTGAAGAAGTTGGAGGAGTTATGACGGATTTAGAAGGAAAGCCGTTAGAGATTCTGGAAAAAAGCAGTGTGTTTGTAAGCAAACCAACATTACATGACGAAATTTTTCGTACGTACCTTGAAGGAAAGTGGAAAAAATAA
- a CDS encoding YlaF family protein: MRNIKWVFVLYAFIATAAIMSIGIFIGEGSALGVILAIVALIVVMGFGFTTKKKMREKGQL, encoded by the coding sequence ATGAGAAACATTAAGTGGGTATTCGTTTTATATGCATTCATCGCAACTGCAGCAATTATGTCAATTGGCATATTTATCGGAGAAGGAAGCGCTCTCGGGGTCATTTTAGCTATCGTAGCTTTAATTGTTGTAATGGGTTTTGGCTTTACGACTAAGAAAAAAATGCGAGAAAAAGGGCAGCTATAA